A window of Pectobacterium carotovorum genomic DNA:
GCCTCCTCTTCTGCTATCAAGCCAGCCAGTAACCCGCTTTCTTCCTCTGCCTCCCGCTCTGCCGGGTTCGCACTCGCATGCACCGCTGACAGCGCACGGATTGAGACCTGCGTGTAAAGCTGCGTGGATTCGATACTCGCATGACCCAGCATCGCCTGTATCCGCGGATATCCGCCCCATTCTCCAGCATCTGCGTCGCCATCGCATGACGGAACAGGTGGCAGCTTCCCCACGGCGCGAGTCCCGATGCCCGGATGTAGTGGCCTACCGTGTGGGTGATACCGTTCGCCGTCAGACCTTCTACCCCGTCCAGCGCCACGAACAACGCCCTGATGTCCGGACTGACCAGCAGTTGCGGCCTCACCGCCTGCACGTAATGCCCGCTTGCCAATGGGAACGGTACGGTCTTTCCTCCCCTTGCCCTGTTTTCTTGAGGTGTCCACGCTGTAGACATCCAGCTTCGGCAGCTCCAAGCTGAACGCAACCCCGACGATGAGCTGCGCTTGCAGTTTGAGGCAGTGAGTCAGTTCTCATCTGAAGAGAAGGAAGTGGCCAGAGTGCTGCTGGAGTCATTGATCCTCAAGCACGATGCCAACCGTTTCACACGTAAGACACCGAGTTAACCGTAATTTTAGCTCGACCCGCCAGTGCGGGAACACTGTCAGGTCGCTCACCATAACCCACTAAGTGAGGTAGTTAATCATGGCTGAACGCGATTCTAAGTCAGAACCCCGCGCAACTGAAGTAAAAGAGCCACAACGGCATTACACTGTCGGTTACGCCCCCAACGGCGGTAAAAAACCGCCCAGCCCACAGCTTAAACTCAGCGGCAAGTGGCTGGAAGAACTCGGTTTTAATACCGGACGGTCCGTTATCGTCACTGTTGAGCGCGGGCGGCTGGTGATTGAGACTGAGCTAAGGTTCTGACCGATAAAAACAAAAATCCCGGCTTGTTTTAGAAGCCGGGATCTCTTTAATCATTTAGCAGTTCCTGATTTTCTTTTTTCAGCCATTCTTGATGATGCTTAATGACTAATTTATATTGTTCATCAGTATAATATTCTGTAGGTGATATGTTATTTCCAACACCTTGTATTATATTTGGCGTTTCTGCATCCTCTCCCCATAATCGCCAAAACTCATTCAGTTTTAGAAGACCATATACACAGTCACCAGGCAATTCCTGCATCGTTAGGCATAGCGCAAGGTATCTCCATTTCCTGCTGGATAACTTGAGATCTATATTTTCTTCATCACATATAAATCTTAAGTAATCCATCATCTCATCAGTAATCTCAGAACAAAAAGCCACTTCAGATATTGCCGTCAATAAAATATCTTTCACGCCATCGGTTTTTGCAAGTTCATTACATGCAAAACTGCTAATTTCTGAAGCAGATAGCTTGCCTGATACTATCCCGCAAGCACCAAGGAAAATCATCCCCCAATCGACCAGCTTCATCTGGTTGGCCATTAAAAATAGTTTATCTGTCATGGTTTTGACGGTACTCCATTAACTGTGCCACCGGAAACAAACATTCGGTGACTAACTCCACCTAATTTGGGATCTAGGATCCACTCAAATCGTCCTGGCACACCATTTAAGCTACCTTCTAACTGATAGAGAGTTGCACCGTTATTCAACGACGTTTTAACGGCTGAGTCCGCATAATTATCTACAATATCACTAAAACCATGTGACTTAGGAACAGAAGGAAATTCCTGAGTAGCCGTTGGTTTAATTTTATCTGGATAAATAGAGATCTCTTTTCCATCAATATCCGTAACAACTTTATTAGGCAGTTGGTCTACTTTATTTCCACTACCGCTACCTTTTTCGCCAACTCCCACTCTTGGGTTATCTAAAATATCATTTTTAATAATATTTCCGCTAACTGATTCGACTTTTCCTATATCAGCGGCAACACCCGGCACTTTCTTACCCGGCAACATAATTCCGGCAAGCATTCCACCCGTCGCTTCCAACGCAGCCTGATTTCCCTCTGATGCTTGCTTGATCGTATCGGCCACCGCTGACCAGGTTTCGCTCTTCATCAGGGCTTTCACTGAGTCTGCTACCGCCTGATTCTTCCCTGATAGATCATTCAACGCCGTACTACAATAACCGTCACCCGCTGCGCAAGAGGCCAGCGCCATTGCTGCATCAGCAACGTAATCCGCTGAACCTAACGTTGCATCTCCGCTATCTGCAATGGCATTAATAATACCATTCGCAACTGAAGAGGCTGTCCCTTCACCCAGCTTGTCACGTACCTGATTTTTCCACCATTCCGCACTCTCTTTTACTGACTGACGGGCTTTATCTCCACTCAGCGCATTATTCTCCACCGCATTACGCCCAGACTGCGCGCCGCTGGCGGCAGACGCCGTGCTGTTGCTTGCCAGCCCAGAGGCCAGCGTGGAAAGTGCGCTGACCGACTGTTTTTCTTCTTCCGTCAGGTCGTTCGTCGTCTTGCCAGGATATACTTTAGCCATGATCGCACGGGCGATCAGTTCACCGCTGGAGGCACCCATCGCCCCCGCAGCCGCATCCTGACCTGACAGCTGGGCGACCACAGCCCCCACCACCGCGTGCGCCATCGCATTGGCTGCGATATCCGACGCCGTGATTTTGCTTTCATCCTTCGGTATCGTGACATCTTTCACCAACTGTGCCAGATACGGTGATGCACCACTGGCAATCGCTTTCTGGATGTCCCCGCCCGCCAGTGCCTGAATCGCCGCCGTCGCTGCCTGTGCCGCTCGCTGGAAGTCACTGCCCGTGCCGTATTTCTGCATCTCGGCTTTGTAGGTCGGCGATTCTGTCAGCGTCTTTTTATAGTCCTCCCACATCGCGACCGAATCACCGTCCTCCGGACGTTTGACTTTGGAGTCACCCTTGGCTTCTGCGGCTTTCTGCGCTTTCAGCTCTCCTTCCGTGCGCACGATATCCATCACCTGCGCGCCGATTTCACCAATCAGCTGCGCCTGTTTCAGGCGTTTCTGCTCTTTCTCTTTGTTAAAGATCGGACTGAGCGCGTTGTTCGCGTGTTCAACGTCACGGCTCAGCGTAGTGATATCCTGCACCTGCTTCGCCGTATCCCGCAACAACAAGGTGCCATCGCAGTACTTTGGGTCTGGCTATGTCAGCCGCCGTCACGCCGACCGCAATGATATGACGCGCTATTACAGCCGCAGCCCCAGCCTGCACCTTACTGACCACTGGCTGGAAGCCGCGGGATTTGGGACCGATACGCGGGTCACTATCACTGTTGAACACAGCAGACTGGTCATTGAGACTGAACTAAGGTTTTGATCACCACGAATGATGATCCCGGTGGTTCCGAGATCTTTGAATGTATTTTATTTATTCGCTTTGAGCCGGGACATAAGCCAGATTCCTATCCCTAAGGGAACTCCCCCAGATAGGCCTTTTCTAGCAGAGTCAATAACTACGTTCTGCCACGAAAAGTAAAAAAAGCCATCCTTAAGAAAGAATACAGATGCGATACCTAATCTAATAAGAAGCATAGTTAAAGCAATGAGTACAGTGAATGACGTGATTAGAACCAAAAGAGTTTTAATCCCTACTTTATTTGCCATTTTGATTATTCCTGATTGCCTTTACTTGGTTCTCGGCCTCAGAAGTCGCTGCTTCTGAACTCAAAGCACCGACTACCGCTCCTACGGATTCCGCAGCTCTATCTGAAACAATAGGATTTAGCTTATTACCATAGGTTATTAGTTTACCGCCAGCAGCACCAATCGCCGTACCAATCCCCGCCGCGATGGATGCCGTCAACGGATCTTTATTCTGCAATTTTGCTCCTGCGTAAGCACCGCCAACACTCACAACTTCTGTAAACCAGAATCCCCTGCCTTGTGTGACTGCCCCAGCCCCCGTCGCAATCAGCGCATCGGTATAGCTAAATGAACCATTTCCCATTAATTGATTACTAATATTTGCTGTACCACTAATGGCTCCGCCGCCAATTATTGTGCCAGCACTCAACATACTGGGTAAAAATACCGGCGCGACAACCACAGATGCTCCAGCTCCCCACGCGATTAAAAGTCCTCGGACAGGATCCTGCCCTTCAGGTATCGTACCTGTGATCAATTTGTGCATCGCATACTGACGTTCTTCTTCCGTTATTGGATTCAGCACGTTACCGTTTTCATCCAGCAAGTTGGTATTGGTGTACAACGATGTCATCGACATGCCAACGTCAGTCATTCCTTTTGGCATGCCATTTGGGCCGAAGAAGTTATTCTCCACCGCATTACGCCCAGACTGCGCGCCGCTGGCGGCAGACGCCGTGCTGTTGCCTGCCAGACCGGATACCAACCCAGAGGCCAGCGTGGAGAGGGCGCTGACTGACTGTTTTTCCTCTTCCGTCAGGTCGTTCGCCGTCTTGCCGGGGTATTGATCGGCCATGATAGCGCGGGCGATCAGTTCACCGCTGGAGGCACCAATCGCCCCCGCAGCCGCATCCTGACCTGACAGTTGGGCGACAACAGCGCCCACCACCGCGTGCGCCATCGCGTTGGCCGCGATATCCGACGCCGTGATTTTGCTTTCATCCTTCGGTATCGTGACATCTTTCACCAACTGTGCCAGATACGGCGATGCACCACTGGCAATCGCTTTCTGGATGTCCCCACCCGCCAGTGCCTGAATCGCCGCCGTCGCCGCCTGTGCCGCTCGTTGGAAATCGCTACCCGTGCCGTATTTCTGCATCTCGGCTTTGTAGGTCGGCGATTCCGTCAGCGCCTTTTTATAGGCCTCCCATTCCTGCGCCGAATCACCGTCCTGCGGACGGTTGACTTTGGCGTCGCCCTTGGCTTCTGCGGCTTTCTGCGCTTTCAGCTCGCCTTCCGTACGTACGATATCCATCACCTGCGCGCCGATTTCACCAATCAGCTGCGCCTGTTTCAGGCGTTTCTGCTCTTTCTCTTTGTTAAAGATCGGGCTGAGCGCGTTGTTCGCATGCTCAACGTCACGGCTCAGCGTAGTGATATCCTGCACCTGTTTCGCCGTATCCCGCAACAACAAGGTGCCGTCGCTCACCGCAGCATAGGTGGTGCTGGCAGCATTGCCGCTATTACCCAGCGACATCAGCGCCGACGGCACGTTCATCGCCAGCGTTGAGAGCAGGCTACCGCTCATCGATGGACTGGCGCTAAAACCTGCGCCGCTGTGCTCCACCTTGAATTCGGCTTTGTTGTTGAGCCCGCTCCAACCCAGCGTCCCCGTTTCCAGCCGATTTTTCTCTGCGCTGGCGGTGGAGCCAATTACCGCGGCGTCAAGCTGGGTGTGCTCACCGGTTTTTATACCAAATCCGTCTTTACCCGCAAAGAGCCCTGTCTGTTGTTGCACACTGTCATAATTGCTGTGCATCTTGTCTTTACTGAGGCTGATATAGCCGCTACCGCCCCCGCCGCCCCAGGTAAAACTACCGCCCGCTGAGCCACTAACCTGTTTAGAATCATACCGGTCGCTATCCTGCTGACTTTGCAGCAGCAGATTGCGTCCGGTATCGACATCAATACGCTCGCCGTTCACCTGCGCGCCAATCAGTCGCGTATCACGTTCGCTTTTCAGCGTGACATGGTTACCCGCATCCACCGTCGTTTCTGACCAGCTATTGCCCGTACCGGTTTCCCGCCCTTTCGCCGCATTAACGTTGGCGAAAATGCTGAGCCCCGCACTCCCGTTACTCAGTCCCAGGCTGATGCCAATATTCCCGCCGCTGCTGCTGTTTTTACCACTGAGCTCCTCGCTGTTACGGGCTGAGAGCAGGTGAATATCCTGCGCCGCGTTCATCATGACGTCGCCGCCCGCCTTAAGCTGGCTGCCTGCGACCGTGATATCTCCGGTACGCGATTCGATACCAATATCTCCCGCCGCATTCAGCGTCGAACCAAAGCTCTGTTTCTGCTCGCTGGTCTGGCTGGAGCGTGAGTTTTGCGCCCCGAGCGAAATACTGACGCCGACAAAAGACGCTTCCCCCTTGTTGTTCAGCTCGGACTGGCTGCCCTGATAGGCCTGATACCCAGACAGCCCGGCTTTCATGCCCTGCAGCAGCGCCAGTCGGCCATCACTTTCACTTTTTGCCGC
This region includes:
- a CDS encoding type I toxin-antitoxin system SymE family toxin yields the protein MAERDSKSEPRATEVKEPQRHYTVGYAPNGGKKPPSPQLKLSGKWLEELGFNTGRSVIVTVERGRLVIETELRF
- a CDS encoding DUF2247 family protein; this translates as MTDKLFLMANQMKLVDWGMIFLGACGIVSGKLSASEISSFACNELAKTDGVKDILLTAISEVAFCSEITDEMMDYLRFICDEENIDLKLSSRKWRYLALCLTMQELPGDCVYGLLKLNEFWRLWGEDAETPNIIQGVGNNISPTEYYTDEQYKLVIKHHQEWLKKENQELLND
- a CDS encoding VENN motif pre-toxin domain-containing protein, with translation MLLRDTAKQVQDITTLSRDVEHANNALSPIFNKEKEQKRLKQAQLIGEIGAQVMDIVRTEGELKAQKAAEAKGDSKVKRPEDGDSVAMWEDYKKTLTESPTYKAEMQKYGTGSDFQRAAQAATAAIQALAGGDIQKAIASGASPYLAQLVKDVTIPKDESKITASDIAANAMAHAVVGAVVAQLSGQDAAAGAMGASSGELIARAIMAKVYPGKTTNDLTEEEKQSVSALSTLASGLASNSTASAASGAQSGRNAVENNALSGDKARQSVKESAEWWKNQVRDKLGEGTASSVANGIINAIADSGDATLGSADYVADAAMALASCAAGDGYCSTALNDLSGKNQAVADSVKALMKSETWSAVADTIKQASEGNQAALEATGGMLAGIMLPGKKVPGVAADIGKVESVSGNIIKNDILDNPRVGVGEKGSGSGNKVDQLPNKVVTDIDGKEISIYPDKIKPTATQEFPSVPKSHGFSDIVDNYADSAVKTSLNNGATLYQLEGSLNGVPGRFEWILDPKLGGVSHRMFVSGGTVNGVPSKP
- a CDS encoding type I toxin-antitoxin system SymE family toxin yields the protein MSCTCFAVSRNNKVPSQYFGSGYVSRRHADRNDMTRYYSRSPSLHLTDHWLEAAGFGTDTRVTITVEHSRLVIETELRF